From a single Pasteurella atlantica genomic region:
- the ilvM gene encoding acetolactate synthase 2 small subunit — protein MQHYPLTIQVNKRPESLERLLRVIRHRGFEVVTLNVENTSEVINFDVTVQSERAIDLLKNQLIKLPDVLKLN, from the coding sequence ATGCAACACTATCCATTAACTATCCAAGTCAATAAACGCCCAGAATCTCTTGAACGTTTATTACGAGTTATTCGTCATCGAGGGTTTGAAGTTGTTACCTTAAATGTTGAAAATACATCAGAAGTGATAAACTTTGATGTAACTGTACAAAGTGAAAGAGCCATTGATCTGTTAAAAAATCAATTAATTAAATTACCTGATGTACTAAAATTAAACTAA
- the ilvD gene encoding dihydroxy-acid dehydratase has protein sequence MPKLRSATSTQGRNMAGARALWRATGMKENDFGKPIIAVVNSFTQFVPGHVHLKDMGQLVATEIEKAGGVAKEFNTIAVDDGIAMGHNGMLYSLPSRDLIADSVEYMVNAHCADAMVCISNCDKITPGMLMAAMRLNIPTIFVSGGPMEAGKTKLSDQIIKLDLVDAMIQSADENVSDSDVDIIERSACPTCGSCSGMFTANSMNCLTEALGLSLPGNGSCLATHKDRKSLFLKAGSQIVEMCNQYYNNDNTFMLPRTIATREAFENAMCLDIAMGGSSNTVLHLLAAAQEAEIDFTMRDIDRLSRIVPCLSKVAPNTKKYHMEDVHRAGGVMAILGELDRAGLLHNQTKTVLDLTLKEQLNQYDIILNKDEALHKFYRSGPAGIRTTKAFSQDCRWDSVDDDRQNGCIRSKEFAYSQEGGLATLYGNIAQDGCIVKTAGVDESIWKFTGKAIVFESQEEAVEAILGKKVQAGHIVIIRYEGPKGGPGMQEMLYPTSYLKSMGLGKACALLTDGRFSGGTSGLSIGHCSPEAASGGIIGLVKNGDIIEIDIPNRSITLKVSDKELQQRRIEQDRKGWKPKNRQRDVSFALKVYGHFATSADKGAVRNKALLPD, from the coding sequence ATGCCTAAATTACGTTCAGCAACCAGTACACAAGGTCGCAATATGGCAGGGGCAAGAGCTTTATGGCGAGCAACAGGAATGAAAGAAAATGATTTCGGAAAACCCATTATTGCGGTAGTCAATTCTTTTACCCAATTTGTACCCGGTCACGTTCATTTAAAAGATATGGGACAATTAGTTGCAACAGAAATTGAAAAGGCAGGTGGGGTTGCAAAAGAATTTAATACTATTGCTGTTGATGATGGTATTGCAATGGGGCATAACGGAATGCTGTATTCACTACCTTCTCGTGATTTAATTGCAGACAGTGTGGAATATATGGTCAATGCCCATTGTGCTGACGCAATGGTCTGTATTTCAAACTGCGATAAAATTACCCCAGGAATGTTAATGGCAGCAATGCGATTAAATATTCCGACTATCTTTGTTTCAGGTGGTCCAATGGAGGCAGGGAAAACCAAATTATCTGATCAAATTATCAAATTAGATTTAGTTGATGCGATGATTCAAAGTGCCGATGAAAATGTCTCTGACTCTGATGTCGATATTATTGAGCGTAGTGCCTGCCCAACTTGTGGCTCTTGTTCTGGTATGTTTACCGCCAATTCAATGAACTGTTTAACAGAAGCATTAGGATTAAGTTTACCTGGTAACGGATCTTGTTTAGCGACTCATAAAGATCGTAAATCACTGTTTTTAAAAGCTGGAAGCCAAATTGTTGAAATGTGTAACCAATACTATAATAATGATAATACTTTTATGTTACCTCGCACTATTGCAACTCGTGAAGCCTTTGAAAACGCAATGTGTTTAGATATTGCGATGGGAGGATCAAGCAATACCGTACTCCATTTATTAGCCGCAGCGCAAGAAGCTGAAATTGATTTTACTATGCGTGATATTGATCGCCTTTCTCGTATTGTTCCTTGTCTCTCTAAAGTTGCCCCTAATACAAAAAAATACCATATGGAAGATGTCCATCGAGCGGGTGGTGTAATGGCAATTTTAGGTGAATTAGACAGAGCAGGTTTATTACATAATCAAACAAAAACAGTATTAGATTTAACCTTAAAAGAACAATTAAATCAATACGATATCATTCTTAATAAAGATGAAGCACTACACAAATTTTACCGTTCAGGTCCTGCTGGTATTCGTACTACTAAGGCATTTTCACAAGATTGCCGTTGGGACAGTGTTGATGATGATCGTCAAAATGGTTGTATCCGCTCTAAAGAATTTGCTTATAGCCAAGAAGGAGGATTAGCGACCCTTTACGGTAATATTGCTCAAGATGGTTGCATTGTAAAAACTGCTGGCGTTGATGAATCTATCTGGAAATTTACAGGAAAAGCCATTGTTTTTGAAAGCCAAGAAGAAGCAGTAGAAGCCATTTTAGGTAAAAAAGTACAAGCAGGACACATCGTTATTATTCGTTATGAAGGACCAAAAGGTGGTCCCGGTATGCAAGAAATGTTGTATCCAACCAGTTATTTAAAATCAATGGGATTAGGAAAAGCCTGTGCATTATTAACTGATGGACGCTTTTCAGGTGGAACTTCTGGTTTATCTATTGGGCATTGCTCTCCTGAAGCTGCCTCTGGTGGTATAATTGGATTAGTTAAAAATGGGGATATTATTGAAATTGATATTCCAAACCGTTCTATTACGTTAAAAGTTTCTGATAAAGAATTGCAACAACGTAGAATAGAACAAGATCGTAAAGGTTGGAAACCTAAAAATCGTCAGCGTGATGTTTCTTTTGCATTGAAAGTCTATGGACATTTTGCCACATCAGCAGATAAAGGAGCAGTACGTAATAAAGCCTTATTACCTGACTAA
- the ilvA gene encoding threonine ammonia-lyase, biosynthetic: protein MTSPLFSSTDYVRAVLRSNIYDLVQVTPLQKMEKISERLNNRIFIKREDRQAVHSFKLRGAHAMISSLSDAQKKAGVVAASAGNHAQGVAFSAKYQNIRSIIVMPESTPAIKIDAVKGFGGEVLLHGANFDEAKAKAIQLSKEMNMTFIPPFDHQKVIAGQGTIGLELLQQNADIDRIFVPVGGGGIAAGIAVFIKKMLPEVKVIGVESQDSASLYSALKAGKPIDLENIGLFADGVAVKRIGDETFRLCQKHLDDVILVSSDEICTAMKDIFENVRAVPEPSGAVSLAGLKKYVTQNNIQDETLTCILSGANLNFHTLRYVSERCELGEKQEALLAVTIPEKKGSFLRFCHLLGDHRVTEFNYRHDDDNNACIFVGIRVKNETETNTIIKNLRKGGYDVANLSEDDTAKTHIRYMIGGHSPNLKSETLYSFEFPEQKGSLLRFLQTLGAYWDISLFHYRSHGVDYGDILVAFVLDENDKVLFKKHLDVLGYRYKNVNNSLAYHYFLR from the coding sequence ATGACATCACCCTTATTTTCAAGTACCGATTATGTAAGAGCAGTATTGCGTTCTAATATTTATGATTTAGTTCAGGTTACCCCTTTACAAAAAATGGAAAAAATATCTGAACGCTTGAATAATCGTATTTTTATCAAACGAGAAGATCGTCAAGCCGTGCACAGTTTTAAGTTACGAGGTGCTCACGCAATGATTTCTTCATTATCTGATGCACAAAAAAAAGCAGGTGTGGTTGCCGCTTCAGCAGGTAATCACGCTCAAGGTGTTGCTTTTTCTGCGAAATATCAAAATATTCGATCTATTATTGTTATGCCAGAAAGCACACCAGCCATTAAAATTGATGCTGTAAAAGGCTTTGGTGGTGAAGTTCTGCTACACGGGGCTAACTTTGACGAAGCAAAAGCAAAAGCCATTCAACTTTCTAAAGAAATGAATATGACTTTTATCCCTCCTTTTGATCATCAAAAAGTTATTGCAGGACAGGGAACTATTGGATTAGAACTATTACAACAAAATGCCGATATTGATCGTATTTTTGTTCCCGTTGGTGGAGGCGGGATTGCTGCGGGGATTGCTGTTTTTATAAAGAAAATGTTACCAGAAGTAAAAGTAATTGGCGTGGAATCACAAGATTCTGCTAGTCTTTATAGTGCACTAAAGGCAGGTAAACCTATAGATTTAGAAAATATTGGCTTATTTGCTGATGGTGTTGCAGTAAAACGTATTGGAGATGAAACCTTTCGCCTTTGCCAAAAACATCTAGATGATGTTATCTTAGTCAGCTCTGATGAAATCTGTACTGCAATGAAAGATATTTTTGAAAATGTTCGTGCTGTGCCAGAACCTTCAGGTGCTGTTTCATTAGCAGGATTAAAAAAATATGTTACTCAAAATAACATTCAAGATGAAACTCTTACTTGTATTCTTTCTGGTGCAAACTTAAATTTTCATACTTTACGTTATGTCTCTGAACGCTGTGAACTTGGTGAAAAACAAGAAGCTTTATTAGCAGTTACTATTCCAGAGAAAAAAGGCAGTTTTTTACGTTTTTGTCACTTATTGGGTGATCACCGAGTAACAGAGTTTAATTATCGTCACGACGATGATAATAATGCCTGTATTTTTGTTGGAATTAGAGTAAAAAATGAAACAGAAACGAATACAATCATAAAAAACCTACGTAAAGGCGGGTATGATGTTGCAAATTTATCTGAAGATGATACCGCTAAAACACATATTCGTTATATGATTGGGGGACACAGTCCCAATTTAAAATCAGAAACGTTATATTCTTTCGAATTTCCCGAACAAAAAGGGTCATTGTTACGCTTTTTACAAACCCTTGGTGCATATTGGGATATTTCTTTATTTCACTATCGTTCACACGGTGTAGATTATGGTGATATATTAGTTGCTTTTGTACTAGATGAAAATGATAAAGTTCTATTTAAAAAACACTTGGATGTGCTGGGGTATCGCTATAAAAATGTGAATAATAGTTTAGCTTATCACTATTTTTTAAGATAA
- the ilvG gene encoding acetolactate synthase 2 catalytic subunit produces the protein MNGANLIIECLKAHQVTTIFGYPGGAIMPVYDALYDSGLKHLLCRNEQGAAMAAIGYARSSNKVGICIATSGPGATNLITGLADALLDSIPMVAITGQVESSLMGTDAFQEVDVIGLSLACTKHSFIVQNVEELPQVLAEAFQIAQSGRPGPVLIDIPKDIQIEETSAKAFYLEKEEPKHQQVENLTYAKQLINQAKKPILYVGGGVGMAKGVEAVRSFIKFANIPSVATLKGLGVIPPDHPLYMGMLGMHGTKAANYAVHHCDLLIVCGARFDDRVTGKLDTFAPEAKVIHIDIDAAEINKLRQADVQLKGDLIQAVDELTLSVTKQPLLIEQWRDKVLCLKSQYDFQYQDNQGERDIDPWALLNTLSQRKNNNAIVVTDVGQHQMWSAQHMQHYAPENYITSAGLGTMGFGLPAAIGAKKARPNDDVILISGDGSFMMNVQELGSIKRANTPIKIVLLDNQRLGMVRQWQTLFFDARHSETILDDNPDFVTLASAFDIKGESIEKASEVSDAIDRLLQSKEAYLLHICIPNGENVWPLVPPNKCNLEMIESDN, from the coding sequence ATGAATGGGGCAAACTTAATAATAGAATGTTTAAAAGCACATCAAGTGACAACCATATTTGGCTATCCTGGTGGAGCAATAATGCCAGTATATGATGCTCTTTATGATTCAGGTTTAAAACATCTACTTTGCCGTAATGAACAAGGTGCAGCGATGGCAGCTATTGGCTACGCTCGTTCATCAAATAAGGTAGGCATTTGTATTGCTACCTCAGGACCGGGTGCAACAAATTTAATTACTGGATTAGCTGATGCCTTATTAGATTCTATTCCTATGGTCGCTATTACAGGGCAAGTAGAATCATCATTAATGGGAACAGATGCTTTTCAGGAAGTTGATGTAATAGGACTTTCTCTTGCTTGTACTAAACATAGCTTTATTGTACAAAATGTCGAAGAATTACCTCAAGTATTAGCAGAGGCTTTTCAAATTGCTCAAAGTGGTCGTCCTGGTCCTGTTTTGATTGATATTCCAAAAGATATTCAAATAGAAGAAACCTCTGCAAAAGCCTTTTATTTGGAAAAAGAAGAACCCAAACACCAACAGGTTGAAAACTTAACCTATGCAAAACAGTTAATTAACCAAGCAAAAAAACCAATACTCTATGTTGGTGGAGGTGTTGGAATGGCAAAAGGGGTTGAAGCGGTACGATCTTTTATAAAATTTGCAAATATTCCCTCTGTTGCTACTTTAAAAGGTTTAGGCGTCATACCACCTGATCATCCTCTTTATATGGGAATGTTAGGAATGCACGGTACTAAAGCCGCTAATTATGCGGTTCATCATTGTGATTTATTAATTGTATGCGGTGCGAGATTTGATGATCGAGTTACAGGTAAACTTGATACCTTTGCTCCAGAAGCTAAAGTTATTCACATTGATATTGATGCAGCAGAAATAAATAAACTACGTCAAGCTGATGTTCAATTAAAAGGTGACTTAATTCAAGCTGTTGATGAATTAACATTATCTGTCACAAAACAACCTCTTTTAATTGAACAATGGCGTGATAAAGTACTTTGTTTAAAATCACAATATGATTTCCAATATCAAGATAATCAAGGAGAAAGGGATATCGATCCTTGGGCTTTATTAAATACCTTATCTCAAAGAAAAAATAACAATGCCATTGTAGTAACAGATGTAGGACAACATCAAATGTGGTCTGCTCAACATATGCAGCATTATGCACCTGAAAATTACATTACTTCTGCAGGACTTGGTACGATGGGATTTGGCTTACCCGCAGCTATTGGGGCTAAAAAAGCACGCCCTAATGATGATGTTATTTTAATTTCTGGTGATGGTTCATTTATGATGAATGTGCAAGAATTAGGTTCAATTAAGCGAGCAAATACCCCTATCAAAATAGTGTTATTAGATAATCAACGCTTAGGTATGGTTCGTCAATGGCAAACATTATTTTTTGACGCTCGTCATAGCGAAACAATTTTAGATGATAATCCTGATTTTGTGACCTTAGCTAGTGCTTTTGATATAAAAGGTGAAAGTATTGAAAAAGCCAGTGAAGTCAGCGATGCCATTGATCGTTTGTTACAAAGTAAAGAAGCCTATTTATTGCATATTTGTATTCCTAATGGAGAAAATGTATGGCCTCTCGTACCACCAAATAAGTGCAATTTAGAAATGATTGAATCTGATAATTAA
- a CDS encoding peptidoglycan-binding domain-containing protein — protein sequence MKKILLISITAGVVLTGCSTSNKVADTVKNVQLPTQSMNTNLYPPNAKPGECYARVLTPVKYDIKTEKVLAKAASETIAIIPATYKTVEERVLVTEKSTKLQVIPATYKTVEEKILVSPEKEVLVKVPATYKTVEEKILVRPAYTTWKRGVNPITGLGTPYTKITKNGKIVSKHDQTTGEIMCLVEVPAKYKVVSKRVVATPATVERKVIPAKYKMVSKRVVVTPATTKEIVIPAKYKTITVKKLQTAAKTVKTKVPAEYKTVEKRVVSAQPVLEWREILCETNTTPDLIRQLQTELNRQGYRSGPVDGVLGHETLSAVVKYQKAHNLATGQLTLATLKSLGL from the coding sequence ATGAAAAAAATATTACTCATATCTATAACAGCTGGAGTTGTTTTAACTGGTTGTTCTACTTCTAATAAAGTAGCTGATACAGTTAAAAATGTTCAGTTACCAACGCAAAGTATGAATACAAATCTATATCCACCAAATGCAAAACCAGGTGAATGTTATGCTCGTGTTCTTACTCCTGTAAAATATGATATTAAAACAGAAAAAGTTTTAGCAAAAGCTGCTAGTGAAACAATTGCAATCATTCCTGCTACTTATAAAACTGTAGAAGAGAGAGTATTAGTAACAGAAAAAAGTACTAAATTACAAGTAATTCCTGCTACTTATAAAACTGTGGAAGAAAAAATATTAGTATCTCCAGAAAAAGAGGTATTAGTAAAAGTTCCAGCTACTTATAAAACAGTAGAAGAAAAAATATTAGTAAGACCTGCTTATACAACGTGGAAACGTGGCGTTAATCCTATCACTGGATTAGGAACACCTTATACAAAAATAACAAAAAATGGAAAAATAGTATCTAAACATGACCAAACTACTGGTGAAATTATGTGTTTAGTTGAAGTTCCAGCTAAATACAAAGTTGTTAGTAAGCGTGTAGTAGCTACTCCTGCAACTGTTGAAAGAAAAGTTATTCCAGCTAAATATAAAATGGTTAGTAAACGTGTAGTAGTAACGCCTGCAACAACTAAAGAAATTGTTATTCCAGCAAAATACAAAACTATTACAGTTAAAAAACTTCAAACAGCTGCAAAAACAGTTAAAACAAAAGTTCCTGCAGAATATAAAACTGTTGAGAAAAGAGTTGTTTCAGCTCAACCTGTATTAGAATGGCGTGAAATTTTATGTGAAACTAATACAACACCAGATTTAATTCGTCAATTACAAACAGAATTAAATAGACAAGGCTATAGATCAGGTCCTGTTGATGGTGTTTTAGGACACGAAACACTTTCAGCTGTTGTTAAATACCAAAAAGCACACAACCTTGCAACTGGTCAATTAACTTTAGCTACTTTGAAAAGTTTAGGTTTATAA
- the pepE gene encoding dipeptidase PepE has protein sequence MNIFMLSNGKLPKSKVLLEYALPAIIPCFKEQKVKKVVVIPYAVIRLTYDERVQSVKDSLAELEGLEIKGIHEFADPVQAIYEADAIMVSGGNTWHLNKCLHDNGLIEPIRDKVLNKNAVYVGWSAGSVICSPNMCTTNDMCIVDAAITPSLNFLPFHINAHYIDASIENHMGETRDERIAEFCIQNPHKSVIGIPEGTWLHLSEQGLTYNAPNNKPYTWFKFGQEKQNFIEMDMTRFMQVNL, from the coding sequence ATGAATATTTTTATGTTAAGTAATGGAAAATTGCCAAAATCAAAAGTTTTACTTGAATATGCCTTACCTGCTATTATTCCTTGTTTTAAAGAGCAAAAAGTAAAAAAAGTGGTGGTTATTCCTTATGCTGTTATTCGTCTGACTTACGATGAACGGGTACAAAGTGTTAAGGATTCCCTTGCTGAATTAGAAGGCTTAGAAATCAAAGGTATTCACGAGTTTGCTGATCCTGTGCAAGCTATTTATGAAGCCGATGCCATTATGGTTAGTGGTGGTAATACGTGGCACTTAAACAAATGCTTACACGATAATGGCTTAATTGAGCCTATTCGTGACAAAGTATTAAATAAAAATGCTGTTTATGTGGGTTGGAGTGCAGGTTCGGTAATCTGCTCACCAAATATGTGTACTACAAATGATATGTGTATTGTAGATGCAGCCATCACTCCATCATTGAATTTCTTACCATTCCATATCAATGCTCACTACATTGACGCAAGTATTGAAAATCATATGGGTGAAACACGTGATGAACGTATTGCCGAATTTTGTATTCAAAATCCACATAAATCCGTGATAGGTATTCCTGAAGGCACTTGGTTACATTTAAGTGAACAAGGATTAACTTACAATGCCCCAAATAATAAACCTTACACTTGGTTTAAATTTGGGCAAGAAAAACAAAATTTTATTGAAATGGATATGACTCGCTTTATGCAAGTTAATTTATAA
- the dcuC gene encoding C4-dicarboxylate transporter DcuC, whose protein sequence is MLEIIVALAVTSVVAYFVLKGYKAQAILIFGGIILMLASILLGKGLPLPEGKSTGSTFLDIFHFIKITFSSQSAGLGLKIMAIAGFAFYMHEIGASASLVRVLTKPLERVRHMPYLFMALCFFVGEFLSIFITSASGLGVLLMVTLYPLMRGVGLSPLTACAPIATAVAVEMGPAQGNVNFAAELIGIDVVEYVVNYQILVAAAALAVIAFLHIVVQKYFDKAENYQHNDNIEDVQVDEKTQQDLEKAPTSYAILPIIPLVLIFMFNKLTISSIKMDVTTAMLVSIVIALLFEYFTLGNAKKVVNSVQIFFDGMGKQFANVVTFIVAGQTFAQGLKTIGVIDIIIESAKTAGFGPVAMTIVMVSIIMVTSVLMGSGNAAFFSFANLVPGIAAKMGIAPVMMLLPMQFVAGLSRNISPIAPNMVAIAGVANVSPFALAKRTAIPMLGGIIISTLVSIMTF, encoded by the coding sequence ATGTTAGAAATTATTGTTGCTCTAGCTGTTACGTCTGTTGTTGCTTACTTTGTATTAAAAGGCTACAAAGCCCAAGCAATACTTATTTTTGGCGGTATTATTCTAATGCTTGCTTCTATCCTATTAGGCAAAGGACTTCCATTACCTGAAGGTAAATCAACAGGCTCAACGTTTTTAGATATTTTCCACTTTATTAAAATAACCTTCTCTTCCCAAAGTGCTGGATTAGGATTGAAAATTATGGCAATCGCTGGGTTTGCTTTCTATATGCACGAAATTGGTGCTTCCGCTTCTTTGGTTAGAGTATTAACAAAACCGCTTGAAAGAGTGAGACATATGCCTTATTTATTTATGGCTCTCTGCTTTTTTGTAGGTGAATTTTTATCTATCTTCATCACCAGTGCATCAGGATTAGGTGTGCTTTTAATGGTAACGCTTTATCCATTAATGCGTGGTGTTGGCTTAAGCCCTCTCACTGCTTGCGCCCCTATTGCAACTGCAGTTGCGGTAGAAATGGGACCTGCTCAAGGGAATGTAAACTTTGCTGCTGAATTAATTGGTATTGATGTGGTTGAATATGTAGTTAATTACCAAATTTTAGTGGCTGCTGCAGCTTTAGCTGTTATTGCATTTTTACATATTGTTGTTCAAAAATATTTTGATAAAGCTGAAAATTATCAACATAACGATAATATAGAAGATGTTCAAGTTGATGAAAAAACACAACAAGATTTAGAAAAAGCCCCTACTTCTTACGCAATATTACCAATCATTCCTTTAGTCCTTATTTTTATGTTTAATAAATTAACTATTAGTAGCATAAAAATGGACGTCACCACTGCAATGTTAGTTTCTATTGTTATCGCATTATTATTTGAATACTTTACACTCGGCAATGCGAAAAAAGTGGTTAACTCTGTACAAATATTCTTTGATGGAATGGGTAAACAGTTTGCAAATGTTGTAACCTTTATCGTAGCAGGTCAAACTTTTGCTCAAGGTCTTAAAACTATTGGTGTAATTGATATTATTATTGAAAGTGCTAAAACAGCAGGCTTTGGACCCGTCGCAATGACCATTGTGATGGTATCTATTATTATGGTGACTTCTGTATTAATGGGTTCAGGTAACGCGGCATTCTTCTCTTTTGCAAACTTAGTACCGGGAATTGCAGCTAAAATGGGAATTGCTCCTGTTATGATGTTATTGCCAATGCAATTTGTGGCAGGTTTAAGCCGTAATATTTCACCTATTGCACCAAATATGGTGGCGATCGCAGGGGTTGCTAATGTGTCTCCATTTGCTTTAGCAAAACGTACTGCTATCCCAATGCTTGGTGGTATTATTATTTCAACCCTTGTTAGTATTATGACTTTCTAG
- a CDS encoding DUF1007 family protein, with protein MKKILILLTFSLISIICSAHPHSWIDMKNNVLIEEGKLIGFQMEWTLDEMASSSLIYEMKVSENKLETRKEITKDMQNTAISNHYFSYLYDENNQPIKYTTKPKNTYFEIKNNQVIFHITFYLTNPQEVKNRRFKLFTYEPSYYISMNYEDSNALLLSDVDRLCKLELKEPQINADLKEYASNLDKSDNPDENLSLGAQFAQEVAIVCKK; from the coding sequence ATGAAAAAAATCTTAATTTTACTCACTTTCTCTTTGATTTCTATTATCTGCTCTGCTCACCCACATTCGTGGATTGATATGAAAAATAATGTGTTAATTGAAGAAGGAAAACTCATTGGCTTTCAAATGGAATGGACACTTGACGAAATGGCGTCTTCCTCGTTAATTTATGAAATGAAAGTCAGTGAAAATAAACTTGAAACAAGAAAAGAAATAACCAAAGATATGCAAAATACGGCTATTTCTAATCATTATTTTAGTTACTTGTATGATGAAAACAATCAGCCTATAAAATATACAACAAAACCTAAAAATACCTATTTTGAAATTAAAAATAACCAAGTTATTTTCCATATTACATTTTACTTAACCAACCCTCAAGAAGTTAAAAACAGACGCTTTAAACTGTTTACTTATGAACCAAGTTATTATATTTCAATGAATTATGAAGATAGTAATGCCTTGTTACTGAGTGATGTTGATCGCCTTTGTAAATTAGAATTAAAAGAACCTCAAATAAATGCGGATCTTAAAGAATATGCTTCCAATTTAGATAAAAGTGATAACCCTGATGAAAACTTATCATTAGGAGCTCAATTTGCTCAAGAGGTTGCCATTGTATGCAAAAAATAA
- a CDS encoding nickel/cobalt transporter produces the protein MQKIMFKLGLLAIGFLIIFAIYEIYPYLLFKILKWQKVFNQEISHTLLQIKNNPQAGWILIYMSFLYGVFHSLGPGHGKFILSSYLSFEKTKLTQAIRLTLLSSFAQGIVAIMLVSIVVVIFTLSRHYFNDTVKLFERGSFIVMILFGLYWLKTTLVTLKKQYDTDKKPVTFNLQKITKIVPLKTQKLSIIASQPHQHTENCGCGHQHLPNANQLAKAKDWKAQLMIILSIASRPCSGAILVLFFSYTLDLYYWGIISALAMAFGTGLTLTLFALIVLFARNKAIYLSKWYISIQTGKKVIIGLKIIAAVSIIILGITLLHSSFLDTFINNKIFR, from the coding sequence ATGCAAAAAATAATGTTCAAACTTGGGTTACTAGCGATTGGATTTTTAATTATTTTTGCAATTTATGAAATATATCCTTATTTATTGTTTAAAATTTTAAAATGGCAAAAGGTTTTTAATCAAGAAATATCACATACTCTTCTTCAAATAAAAAATAATCCACAAGCAGGTTGGATATTGATTTATATGAGTTTTTTATATGGTGTTTTTCACTCATTAGGACCGGGACACGGTAAATTTATTTTAAGTAGTTATCTTTCTTTTGAAAAAACAAAACTTACTCAAGCAATACGTCTCACATTACTTTCATCTTTTGCTCAAGGTATTGTAGCAATTATGTTGGTATCCATTGTTGTAGTAATTTTCACGCTCTCTCGTCATTACTTTAACGATACTGTAAAACTCTTTGAACGAGGTAGTTTTATTGTAATGATTTTATTTGGATTATATTGGTTGAAAACGACATTGGTAACATTAAAGAAACAATACGATACAGATAAAAAACCAGTTACATTTAATTTGCAAAAAATAACAAAAATCGTACCGCTTAAAACTCAAAAATTATCAATAATTGCTTCACAACCTCATCAACATACTGAAAATTGTGGTTGTGGTCATCAGCATTTACCTAATGCAAATCAATTAGCAAAGGCAAAAGATTGGAAAGCACAATTAATGATTATTTTAAGCATTGCCAGTCGTCCTTGTTCAGGTGCAATTTTAGTACTGTTTTTTTCTTATACCCTAGATTTGTACTATTGGGGAATTATTTCTGCATTAGCAATGGCTTTTGGTACAGGGCTTACCTTAACTTTATTTGCACTTATTGTATTGTTTGCTCGCAATAAAGCCATTTATTTAAGTAAGTGGTATATATCCATACAAACAGGTAAAAAAGTGATAATTGGATTAAAAATTATTGCTGCAGTTTCTATTATAATTTTAGGTATTACATTGTTACATAGCAGTTTTTTAGATACTTTTATCAATAATAAAATATTTAGATAA